A genomic region of Capnocytophaga canimorsus contains the following coding sequences:
- a CDS encoding DUF3108 domain-containing protein, which yields MKKQNKGWLFLLLLIFSIFEGVSQERKEAFQSGEWMKFRVRYGIFNASYATLQLKETVRNGEKVYHAVGKGQTTGLARLFFKVDDTYESYFGKLDEKPRFFIRDIYEGGYTKKLNISFDHNKQQATIKDLEKNEEAIMDTPLGIQDIISAFYWLRDRPELENIKEGEEIVIDMLFDDDEIFKFKLRFLGKENIKTKFGKINTLMFRPLVQDGRVFKEQESLTVWITDDENRIPVQVRASLRVGSLWAELDDFGGLKHETTMKK from the coding sequence ATGAAGAAACAAAATAAGGGTTGGTTATTTTTATTATTGTTGATATTTTCAATTTTTGAAGGAGTTTCTCAAGAAAGGAAGGAAGCTTTTCAGTCTGGAGAATGGATGAAATTTAGAGTTCGTTACGGAATATTCAATGCCAGTTACGCTACCTTACAGCTCAAAGAAACCGTTCGTAATGGCGAAAAGGTATATCACGCCGTAGGTAAAGGGCAAACCACTGGGTTGGCACGCTTGTTTTTCAAAGTAGATGATACTTATGAGAGCTATTTCGGAAAGTTAGATGAAAAACCTCGTTTTTTTATTCGTGATATCTACGAGGGCGGATATACCAAAAAACTGAACATTTCTTTTGACCATAATAAACAACAAGCAACTATTAAAGACCTAGAAAAGAATGAAGAAGCAATTATGGATACGCCTTTAGGTATTCAAGATATCATTTCCGCTTTTTACTGGCTTCGTGATCGTCCAGAATTGGAAAATATTAAGGAGGGTGAAGAAATCGTTATAGATATGCTTTTTGATGATGACGAAATTTTCAAATTTAAACTTCGTTTTTTAGGAAAAGAAAATATCAAAACGAAATTCGGAAAAATAAATACTTTAATGTTTCGACCATTGGTTCAAGACGGTCGTGTGTTTAAAGAACAAGAGAGTCTTACCGTTTGGATTACCGATGATGAGAATCGAATTCCGGTACAAGTACGGGCCAGTTTGCGAGTGGGATCACTTTGGGCAGAATTGGATGATTTTGGAGGCTTAAAGCACGAAACTACAATGAAAAAATAG
- the pgi gene encoding glucose-6-phosphate isomerase produces MLQVVNPTTTKAWMSLQKHFETTQNALMKSLFEQDPNRAKRFSIQWQDFLVDYSKNRMDSTTMDLLVQLAEQCGLKDAVEKYFEGDLINATENRAVLHTALRASTDAVIRVEGENVIPEIQKVKSKIKSFSEEIISGIKKGYTGKAFTDVVNIGIGGSDLGPAMVTEALKFYKNHLNVHFVSNVDGDHVMEVIKHLNPETTLFVIVSKTFTTQETLSNATTIKQWFLQSAKPEDVAKHFVAVSTNLQKIDEFGIDSNNVFPMWDWVGGRFSLWSAVGLSIALSVGYEHFEQLLKGAHQMDEHFKNTPFENNIPVVIALLSVWYNNFYGAESQAIIPYTQYLHRFAAYLQQGIMESNGKYVSRDGKKVGYQTGTLIWGEPGTNSQHAFFQLIHQGTKLIPTDFIGFKKSLYGNTDHHNKLMANFFAQTEALLKGKTEAEVSAEMGDKVNESLLPFKVFEGNRPTTTFLIDKLTPESLGKLIAMYEHKIFVEGVIWNIYSYDQWGVELGKQLANHILKDIEATDVSHHDASTTQLIKAFKK; encoded by the coding sequence ATGTTACAAGTAGTAAATCCTACCACTACAAAGGCTTGGATGTCTTTGCAAAAACATTTTGAGACCACTCAAAACGCGTTAATGAAATCCCTTTTCGAGCAAGACCCCAACCGAGCCAAAAGATTTTCCATTCAATGGCAAGATTTTTTGGTGGATTATTCAAAAAATAGAATGGATTCAACCACAATGGATTTATTGGTGCAATTGGCTGAGCAGTGTGGTCTTAAAGATGCCGTTGAGAAATACTTTGAAGGTGATTTAATCAATGCCACCGAAAACAGAGCCGTGTTACATACTGCTCTACGAGCCTCTACCGATGCTGTCATTCGAGTGGAAGGCGAAAACGTTATTCCTGAAATACAGAAGGTTAAATCCAAAATAAAATCTTTTTCCGAAGAAATTATCTCTGGAATAAAAAAAGGATATACAGGTAAAGCATTTACCGATGTGGTAAATATCGGAATTGGAGGTTCTGATTTAGGACCTGCTATGGTTACCGAGGCACTTAAATTCTACAAAAATCACTTAAACGTGCATTTTGTTAGCAATGTAGATGGCGATCACGTTATGGAGGTCATCAAGCACCTAAATCCTGAGACTACGCTTTTCGTTATCGTTTCGAAAACTTTTACCACACAAGAAACCCTTAGCAATGCTACTACCATCAAGCAATGGTTTTTGCAATCGGCAAAACCAGAAGATGTTGCTAAACATTTCGTTGCTGTATCTACCAATTTACAAAAAATAGATGAATTTGGCATTGATAGCAACAACGTATTCCCGATGTGGGACTGGGTAGGTGGTCGTTTCTCACTTTGGAGTGCTGTAGGCTTGTCAATTGCCTTATCGGTAGGATATGAGCATTTTGAACAACTTTTAAAAGGAGCTCACCAAATGGATGAGCATTTTAAAAATACGCCTTTTGAAAATAATATCCCCGTAGTAATAGCTTTATTGAGTGTTTGGTACAATAATTTTTACGGAGCAGAAAGCCAAGCAATTATTCCATATACTCAATATTTGCATCGTTTTGCCGCATATCTGCAACAAGGCATTATGGAGAGCAACGGAAAATATGTATCGCGTGACGGAAAAAAGGTAGGCTATCAAACTGGAACCCTCATTTGGGGAGAACCTGGAACCAATTCGCAACACGCCTTTTTCCAGCTGATACATCAAGGAACAAAACTCATTCCTACGGACTTTATCGGATTTAAAAAATCACTTTATGGAAATACAGACCATCATAATAAATTGATGGCGAATTTCTTTGCTCAAACCGAAGCTCTACTTAAAGGAAAGACCGAAGCTGAAGTTAGTGCTGAAATGGGGGATAAAGTCAATGAAAGTTTATTGCCTTTTAAAGTTTTTGAAGGAAATCGACCCACTACTACTTTTTTGATAGATAAACTAACGCCTGAAAGTTTAGGAAAGCTGATAGCTATGTACGAACACAAAATATTTGTAGAAGGTGTTATTTGGAATATCTATAGTTACGACCAGTGGGGGGTGGAATTAGGAAAACAATTGGCAAATCATATTTTAAAGGATATTGAAGCTACTGACGTTTCTCACCACGATGCTTCAACCACGCAACTCATAAAAGCATTTAAAAAATAG
- a CDS encoding M23 family metallopeptidase, with protein sequence MKRFLRKSSAVVSLIALFWACEEKGTEKEIPQVVEEVKKAPVFEFGFNLDEYNIVKDTVKSGDTFGKILGMNNFGISEIHQISDKTKSVFDPRTLRAGKAYAFLFDKQKPEKPHSFVYQPSLTDYVVVQLADSIYAYNQKRKITIIEKEGIGTIKSNLTESVLDAGMTYNVAFNLSQIFDYTVDFFHLREGDTFKIIYEERYVDDTIYAGVSNVKAAYFEHKGNPYYAFNYTTDSIANKKGFYDEKGNTMKRMFLKAPLEIFRISSRFGMRFHPVLHRMKAHKGTDYAAPHGTPIRCTASGTVIEAGYNAGNGNYVKIRHNKTYTTQYLHMSKILVKKGQHVPQGHVIGKVGSTGLATGPHVCYRFWKNGVQVDPLREALPPSEPIEDKYKTKYMEYITPLKNQLDQMLATPIEQSPAEMEQTQVSQL encoded by the coding sequence ATGAAACGTTTTTTAAGAAAGAGTTCGGCTGTAGTATCATTGATAGCATTGTTTTGGGCGTGTGAAGAAAAAGGAACGGAAAAGGAAATACCTCAAGTGGTTGAAGAGGTCAAAAAAGCGCCTGTTTTTGAGTTCGGATTCAATTTAGATGAATACAATATTGTCAAAGATACCGTAAAATCAGGCGACACCTTTGGTAAAATATTAGGAATGAATAATTTTGGAATTTCTGAAATTCATCAAATTTCGGATAAAACCAAATCTGTTTTCGACCCCCGAACCTTAAGAGCAGGAAAGGCTTATGCTTTTTTGTTTGATAAACAAAAACCAGAAAAACCACATAGTTTTGTCTATCAGCCTTCACTTACTGATTATGTAGTGGTGCAGTTGGCAGATTCCATCTATGCCTACAATCAAAAGCGAAAAATTACAATCATTGAAAAAGAAGGTATTGGCACTATAAAAAGTAACCTTACCGAATCCGTTCTAGATGCTGGAATGACTTACAATGTGGCATTCAATCTTTCTCAAATATTTGATTATACAGTTGATTTTTTTCATCTAAGAGAAGGCGACACCTTCAAAATTATTTATGAAGAACGCTATGTAGATGATACTATTTACGCAGGAGTTTCTAATGTGAAAGCTGCATATTTTGAACATAAAGGCAATCCTTATTACGCTTTTAATTATACTACCGATTCCATAGCCAATAAAAAAGGATTTTACGATGAAAAGGGCAACACTATGAAACGGATGTTTTTAAAAGCTCCGTTGGAAATTTTTAGAATTTCATCGCGCTTCGGTATGCGTTTTCATCCGGTATTACACAGAATGAAAGCACATAAAGGAACGGATTATGCTGCCCCCCACGGAACCCCCATTCGTTGTACCGCTAGCGGTACAGTTATTGAGGCAGGGTACAATGCGGGTAACGGAAACTACGTTAAAATACGGCATAATAAAACCTATACGACTCAATATCTGCATATGTCAAAAATTTTAGTAAAAAAAGGTCAGCACGTACCACAAGGACACGTCATCGGAAAAGTAGGAAGTACAGGACTGGCAACTGGACCTCACGTTTGCTATCGTTTCTGGAAAAACGGAGTACAGGTTGATCCACTTAGAGAAGCTTTACCGCCTTCCGAGCCTATTGAAGATAAATACAAAACTAAATATATGGAGTATATCACTCCACTGAAAAATCAGCTTGACCAAATGCTGGCAACTCCAATTGAGCAGTCTCCTGCCGAAATGGAGCAAACACAAGTTTCGCAATTATAA
- a CDS encoding DNA alkylation repair protein — MISFEAVFSLLQEHKNQDKAQKMEAYMKNQFAYLGIPAPQRKRLVSPFLKETKKDSAIDWAFVEQCWACPYRELQYVALDYLTLKKETLKPTDIQKLRNFSEQKSWWDTIDVFDRLVGGIALKNPEVNAILLQWSIDENKWIRRIAIDHQLLRKEQTNKELLSEIICNNLEQTDFFIRKAIGWALRDYSKTNPQWVHSFIEKHSNKMSKLSLREAKKYLKNGERN, encoded by the coding sequence ATGATTTCTTTTGAAGCTGTTTTTTCTTTGTTACAAGAGCATAAGAATCAAGACAAAGCACAGAAAATGGAAGCCTATATGAAAAATCAGTTTGCTTATCTTGGTATTCCAGCTCCACAGAGAAAACGTTTGGTTAGCCCTTTTTTAAAGGAGACTAAAAAGGACTCCGCTATTGACTGGGCATTTGTTGAGCAATGCTGGGCTTGTCCTTATCGGGAATTGCAATATGTTGCTTTGGATTATTTGACATTAAAGAAAGAAACCCTCAAGCCTACTGATATTCAAAAATTAAGAAATTTTTCCGAACAAAAATCGTGGTGGGATACTATTGATGTTTTTGACCGACTTGTAGGAGGAATTGCTTTGAAAAACCCAGAAGTGAATGCTATTTTGTTACAATGGAGCATTGATGAAAATAAATGGATACGCCGAATTGCTATTGACCATCAATTGCTTCGTAAAGAACAGACAAATAAAGAATTGCTTTCTGAAATCATTTGTAATAATTTAGAACAGACGGATTTTTTTATCCGTAAAGCAATCGGGTGGGCATTGCGTGATTACAGCAAAACCAATCCGCAGTGGGTACACTCTTTCATTGAAAAACATTCTAATAAAATGTCAAAATTAAGTTTGCGAGAGGCAAAAAAATATTTAAAAAACGGGGAAAGGAACTAA
- a CDS encoding metal-dependent transcriptional regulator, translated as MWGLILFLLGVLLCVLAYFAFRPLGWYTKWQQESGGLKIITEDILKEVYSSPQQEVSFECLQGRMALSEKMLRKALLKMQHQGWLRQEQQQIKLTATGKQSALEIIRAHRLYEHFLAEKTGYAPIQWHKQAEKMEHHLNEKQLSEIIRQVGNPRYDPHGDPIPTEVGKLYIPSGEKLSRLEKGICGRIIHIEDEPTAIYRQILDKDIHVGSIIRVLDANTHSITFYSEGEQFVLKAEVAQNITVHIFDKESKLEHTQGVRLSGLKLGEKGRILSISAECRGANRRRLLDLGFVKGSQVVVQMSSPLENPKAYLIRNTLIALRDDQAKHILIEKIDT; from the coding sequence ATGTGGGGGTTGATTTTATTTTTGTTAGGAGTCCTTTTGTGTGTACTAGCATATTTTGCATTTCGTCCTTTAGGATGGTATACAAAATGGCAGCAAGAGTCAGGAGGTCTAAAAATCATTACTGAAGACATTTTAAAGGAGGTTTATTCTTCTCCACAGCAAGAAGTTTCGTTTGAATGTTTACAGGGACGTATGGCATTGTCTGAAAAAATGTTACGAAAAGCACTACTAAAGATGCAACATCAAGGCTGGTTACGTCAGGAACAGCAACAAATAAAACTGACCGCCACAGGGAAGCAATCCGCATTGGAAATTATACGTGCTCATCGGCTTTACGAACATTTTTTGGCAGAAAAAACAGGTTATGCCCCTATTCAATGGCACAAACAAGCCGAAAAAATGGAGCATCACCTCAATGAAAAACAACTTTCAGAAATCATTAGACAGGTTGGAAATCCGCGTTATGACCCACACGGCGACCCCATTCCTACCGAAGTGGGTAAGTTGTATATTCCTTCTGGAGAAAAATTAAGTCGCCTTGAAAAAGGCATCTGCGGACGAATCATCCATATTGAAGATGAACCCACCGCTATTTACCGACAAATTTTAGATAAAGACATTCACGTAGGCTCAATTATCAGAGTACTTGATGCAAATACTCATAGCATCACTTTTTATAGTGAAGGTGAACAGTTTGTATTAAAAGCGGAGGTTGCTCAAAATATTACGGTGCACATTTTTGACAAAGAATCAAAGTTAGAGCATACACAAGGAGTTCGGCTTTCTGGATTGAAACTGGGCGAAAAAGGACGAATTTTATCCATCTCTGCCGAATGTCGTGGAGCAAACCGTCGCCGATTGCTCGATTTAGGTTTTGTCAAAGGAAGCCAAGTAGTGGTACAAATGAGCAGCCCACTTGAAAACCCAAAAGCATATCTGATACGAAACACGCTTATTGCGCTACGTGATGACCAAGCCAAGCACATACTTATTGAAAAAATAGATACTTAA
- the feoB gene encoding ferrous iron transport protein B: MKPKSTPCDTCSANTKSKLKRLGVNIEGYDYVVALAGNPNTGKSTVFNALTGLKQHTGNWPGKTVSRSEGGFAYEDKKYKIIDLPGTYSLISTSEDEEIARNFILFAKPDVTVIVADATRLERNLNLVLQILEITDKAVLCVNLLDEAKRHHIEIDLRTLSRKLGIPVVGASARSQQGIPELLQAIKEVTQNKVVTKPRRLSSLPKEIEASVGQLENILVKRYSNLPNSRWVAMRLLEGDEDILQALRKGDFDQMIDKLSENNESEIEKIIALSDEMRWQVGRNFHDKLSESLYAEATQITQGVVLYDQKRKHTDIDAKIDRIVTSKRWGFPIMFLILSGVLWMTIVGSNYPSQWLSTIFVDNIYSFLKEGATWLNFPWWLTGFLVDGVYLAVAWVVSVMLPPMAIFFPIFTLLEDFGYLPRIAFNLDNIFRKAGAHGKQALTMTMGFGCNAAGVVSTRIIDSPRERLIAIITNNFSLCNGRWPTQILIATLFIGSLVPSYLSGWVSMLAVIAIALLGIALMFFTSWMLSRTLLKGEVSTFHLELPPYRPPRFLQTLYTSLIDRTLVVLWRAVVFAAPAGAVIWLVANVSIGEVTIAQYAISGLDGFGWFIGLNGVILLAYIIAIPANEIVIPTILMLTVLVTGIDGYGAGSGVMFELESESQITTLLKAGGWTLLTAVNLMIFSLLHNPCSTTIYTIYKETKSVRWTIVASILPIILGFLLTFILTQLVRML; encoded by the coding sequence ATGAAACCCAAATCAACTCCTTGCGATACTTGTTCGGCGAATACAAAGTCCAAACTCAAACGATTGGGCGTCAATATTGAAGGCTACGATTATGTGGTAGCTCTTGCTGGTAATCCCAACACTGGGAAAAGTACCGTTTTCAATGCTTTAACGGGACTTAAACAACATACTGGAAACTGGCCTGGTAAAACCGTCTCTCGCTCTGAGGGTGGATTTGCCTATGAAGACAAAAAGTATAAAATCATTGATCTTCCAGGTACTTATTCCTTAATTTCAACTTCTGAAGATGAGGAAATTGCACGAAATTTTATACTTTTTGCTAAACCTGATGTTACCGTTATTGTTGCCGATGCCACTCGTTTGGAACGTAACTTGAACTTAGTGCTTCAAATTCTTGAAATTACCGATAAAGCTGTTTTATGCGTTAATTTACTAGACGAAGCTAAAAGACATCATATTGAGATTGACCTACGTACTCTTTCTCGCAAATTAGGAATTCCTGTAGTGGGGGCTTCGGCACGTTCGCAACAGGGCATCCCTGAACTGTTACAAGCCATTAAGGAAGTAACACAAAATAAGGTAGTTACCAAACCTAGAAGGCTATCCTCACTTCCTAAAGAAATTGAAGCGAGTGTGGGGCAATTGGAAAATATTTTGGTAAAAAGATATTCTAATTTACCCAATAGTCGCTGGGTAGCAATGCGTTTGCTTGAAGGTGATGAAGATATACTACAAGCGCTTCGTAAGGGTGACTTTGATCAAATGATAGACAAGCTAAGTGAGAATAATGAATCAGAAATAGAGAAAATCATTGCACTTTCCGACGAAATGCGTTGGCAAGTGGGGCGTAATTTTCACGATAAACTTTCAGAAAGCCTCTATGCCGAAGCTACACAAATCACCCAAGGGGTGGTATTATACGACCAAAAACGTAAACATACTGATATTGATGCAAAAATTGATCGTATTGTTACTAGCAAGCGTTGGGGTTTCCCGATTATGTTTTTGATTTTGTCTGGAGTACTTTGGATGACCATAGTAGGCTCAAACTATCCGTCACAATGGCTATCCACAATTTTTGTAGATAATATATATTCTTTTTTAAAGGAAGGAGCTACGTGGCTCAATTTCCCGTGGTGGCTTACTGGATTTTTGGTCGATGGCGTGTATTTGGCGGTGGCTTGGGTAGTATCGGTAATGCTTCCTCCAATGGCTATTTTTTTCCCGATTTTTACTCTTTTGGAAGATTTCGGGTATTTACCACGCATTGCCTTCAATTTAGATAACATTTTTCGTAAAGCAGGAGCTCACGGAAAACAAGCCTTAACGATGACTATGGGCTTTGGCTGTAATGCAGCTGGCGTGGTTTCTACGCGAATTATTGACAGCCCTCGCGAACGACTTATCGCAATCATTACCAATAACTTTTCGTTGTGTAATGGGCGTTGGCCAACTCAAATTTTAATCGCCACACTCTTTATAGGAAGTTTAGTCCCCTCCTATTTGTCGGGTTGGGTATCAATGTTGGCAGTCATTGCAATAGCCCTTTTAGGCATCGCTTTGATGTTTTTTACTTCGTGGATGCTATCGCGTACCTTACTTAAAGGCGAGGTTTCTACCTTTCATTTAGAGTTACCTCCTTATCGTCCACCTCGATTTTTACAAACACTATACACATCACTCATAGACAGAACCTTAGTAGTCCTTTGGCGTGCCGTTGTTTTTGCTGCTCCCGCTGGAGCTGTAATATGGTTAGTGGCTAATGTGAGTATTGGCGAGGTTACCATTGCCCAATATGCTATTTCAGGGCTTGATGGTTTTGGGTGGTTTATTGGGCTTAATGGAGTTATTCTGTTGGCATATATTATCGCTATTCCTGCCAATGAAATAGTCATCCCTACTATACTGATGCTTACCGTTTTGGTTACTGGAATAGACGGATATGGTGCTGGAAGCGGAGTGATGTTTGAATTAGAATCGGAAAGCCAAATCACTACCTTGTTGAAAGCAGGAGGGTGGACTTTACTTACAGCCGTTAATCTAATGATTTTTAGTCTGCTACACAATCCGTGTAGCACTACTATATATACCATATACAAGGAAACTAAAAGTGTAAGATGGACGATTGTAGCTAGCATATTACCCATAATTTTAGGATTTTTACTGACGTTTATACTCACACAACTCGTTAGAATGTTATAA
- a CDS encoding DUF983 domain-containing protein encodes MFSKGSKLYSILTGTCPKCQNESMYVSKNAYKMSETLKMHEKCSHCGLKYKIEPSFFYGAMYVSYGVGVAVAVAAFVISYVFLNAGLKFSFIAIVAALVVFMPLIMRVSRNIWINIFISYEKEEQ; translated from the coding sequence ATGTTTAGCAAAGGTAGTAAACTATATAGTATATTGACAGGTACTTGTCCTAAATGTCAAAACGAAAGTATGTACGTTTCAAAAAATGCTTATAAAATGAGTGAAACGTTGAAAATGCACGAAAAATGCTCGCATTGCGGACTAAAATACAAAATTGAGCCTTCCTTTTTCTACGGAGCGATGTACGTAAGTTACGGAGTTGGGGTTGCTGTTGCTGTTGCTGCTTTTGTTATTTCGTACGTTTTTCTAAATGCAGGATTAAAATTCAGTTTTATTGCCATAGTAGCCGCATTGGTGGTTTTTATGCCTTTAATTATGCGCGTTTCAAGAAATATTTGGATAAACATTTTTATTTCATACGAAAAAGAGGAGCAATAA
- the map gene encoding type I methionyl aminopeptidase, translating to MIQIKSLEEIELMRESAQVVSRTLGVLAREIKPGVTTLQLDKMAEDYIRSQDAIPGFLGLYKFPNTLCVSPNAQVVHGIPNNKPLEEGDIVSVDCGAIKHGFYGDHAYTFEVGEVAPEVKQLLKITKESLYIGIREFKAGNRVGDVGFAIQNYCERHGYGVVRELVGHGIGRKMHEDPEMPNYGRKGSGKKFKEGMVVAIEPMINLGTHRIKQLKDGWTILTADGKPSAHFEHDVAIVNGKPKLLSTFKYIYEALGIQSNEEDEFQ from the coding sequence ATGATACAGATTAAGTCACTTGAAGAAATAGAGTTGATGCGAGAAAGTGCCCAAGTAGTTTCCCGAACTTTGGGGGTGCTTGCCCGTGAAATTAAACCTGGAGTAACCACACTTCAGTTAGATAAAATGGCAGAGGATTATATTCGTAGCCAAGATGCCATACCTGGCTTTTTAGGATTGTACAAATTCCCTAATACGTTGTGTGTAAGCCCTAATGCACAAGTGGTTCACGGCATTCCGAATAATAAGCCTTTAGAGGAAGGCGATATTGTATCGGTGGATTGTGGAGCTATAAAACACGGTTTTTATGGTGACCACGCTTATACTTTCGAAGTAGGTGAAGTAGCCCCCGAGGTGAAACAATTACTCAAAATCACTAAGGAGTCACTCTACATCGGTATTCGAGAGTTCAAAGCAGGAAATCGTGTGGGCGATGTAGGATTTGCCATTCAAAATTACTGTGAAAGACACGGTTACGGTGTAGTACGCGAATTGGTGGGACACGGCATTGGTAGAAAAATGCACGAAGACCCTGAAATGCCTAATTATGGACGAAAAGGTAGTGGTAAGAAATTTAAAGAAGGTATGGTGGTAGCTATCGAGCCGATGATAAATTTAGGAACACATCGTATCAAGCAATTGAAAGACGGCTGGACGATTCTCACCGCCGATGGTAAGCCTTCGGCCCATTTTGAGCACGATGTAGCCATCGTTAACGGAAAACCAAAGTTACTTTCTACCTTCAAGTATATTTACGAGGCTTTAGGTATTCAAAGTAATGAAGAAGATGAATTTCAATAA
- a CDS encoding cellulose synthase family protein: MGLILTYIVIAIYSVALVLIFLYSLSMLNLLINYLKHKRINHDSPKFDLLDAKQVPYVTIQLPLYNEKYVVKRLLENISKLEYPKNKLEIQVLDDSTDESVVETAAIINQLQQSGLDIQHIRRKDRKGFKAGALKAGTAIAKGDFIAIFDADFMPQPDWLKKTVIYFKNPEIGVVQTRWGHINRDYSILTKIQALALDVHFTLEQVGRNSKGHFINFNGTAGIWRKSCIYDAGNWEGDTLTEDLDLSYRAQLKNWKFKYLEDVETPAELPVVISAARSQQFRWNKGGAENFRKSMARVLASKNISFKTKFHGVMHLLNSSMFLCVFLVSILSIPMLYIKNTYGHLGWVFQITSFFIISTIILFICYWVTYRNIQGKSFDDFIDYIKLFFTFFSVALGFSLHNTIAVLEGHTGKKSEFVRTPKFNISSLKDSWKDNKYINTKLSPNMIFEFILMGYFLFGMYSAIRLNDFGLFPFHLMLFLGFGFVFFKSLTSKA, translated from the coding sequence ATGGGGTTAATACTTACTTACATTGTCATTGCTATTTACAGCGTTGCTTTGGTTTTGATTTTCCTGTATAGCTTATCAATGTTGAATTTACTGATAAATTATCTAAAGCATAAGCGTATAAATCACGATTCTCCCAAGTTTGACCTACTTGATGCCAAACAAGTTCCTTATGTAACTATACAACTTCCGCTGTATAACGAAAAATACGTAGTAAAACGTCTTCTGGAAAATATCTCAAAGTTAGAATATCCTAAGAATAAGCTAGAAATTCAGGTTTTAGATGATTCTACCGACGAGTCAGTTGTAGAAACTGCTGCTATTATCAATCAATTGCAGCAAAGTGGGTTGGATATTCAACACATTCGTAGAAAAGACCGTAAAGGCTTCAAAGCAGGAGCTTTAAAGGCAGGTACCGCCATAGCCAAAGGTGATTTTATTGCTATATTCGATGCTGATTTTATGCCACAACCTGACTGGCTCAAAAAAACCGTCATCTACTTCAAAAACCCCGAAATCGGTGTGGTGCAAACTCGTTGGGGACATATCAATAGAGATTATTCTATACTCACAAAAATACAAGCCTTAGCTTTAGATGTACATTTTACTCTCGAGCAAGTAGGTAGAAATTCTAAAGGACATTTCATTAACTTTAATGGAACAGCGGGAATATGGCGAAAATCTTGTATTTACGATGCAGGAAATTGGGAAGGAGATACCCTTACCGAAGACTTAGATTTGAGCTACCGAGCACAGCTTAAAAATTGGAAATTCAAATACTTAGAAGATGTAGAGACTCCAGCAGAACTTCCTGTGGTTATTTCAGCGGCACGTTCTCAACAATTCCGATGGAACAAGGGAGGTGCTGAAAATTTTCGAAAATCAATGGCAAGGGTATTAGCTTCAAAAAATATCAGTTTTAAAACCAAATTCCACGGTGTGATGCATCTTCTAAATAGTTCTATGTTTTTATGTGTGTTTTTGGTTTCCATTTTAAGTATCCCGATGCTTTACATTAAAAACACTTACGGACATTTGGGATGGGTGTTCCAAATAACTAGTTTTTTCATCATCAGTACAATAATATTATTTATATGTTATTGGGTGACTTATAGAAATATTCAAGGTAAATCTTTTGATGATTTTATTGATTATATAAAGTTATTTTTTACCTTTTTCTCGGTAGCCTTAGGCTTTTCACTGCACAATACCATAGCTGTTTTGGAAGGACATACTGGGAAAAAAAGTGAGTTCGTACGTACACCAAAATTCAATATCAGTTCACTGAAAGATAGCTGGAAAGACAATAAATACATCAACACGAAACTCTCACCCAATATGATTTTTGAGTTCATCTTGATGGGATATTTCTTGTTCGGAATGTATAGCGCTATACGTTTGAACGATTTTGGATTATTTCCTTTCCATTTGATGTTATTTTTGGGGTTCGGATTTGTATTTTTCAAGTCATTAACCTCAAAGGCTTAA